One Methanobacteriaceae archaeon genomic region harbors:
- the idsA gene encoding short chain isoprenyl diphosphate synthase IdsA, translating to MSEVIEILKKYSASIDHEIEEALSSINPKALRDSSNHLTSAGGKKIRPSLAVLSCQAVGGKPEYALKTAAAIELIHTFSLIHDDIMDKDDMRRGEPSVHVLWGEPMAILAGDTLFSKAFETVIRTKIDVSSYKRVNEALAVVVDSCIKICEGQACDMSFEEQFDVKESEYMNMIYKKTAALIAAATKAGAIMGGGNPEQVEALSEYGRLIGLSFQIQDDYLDVISDEESLGKPVGSDIVEGKMTLMVVKALAEASPEDKETLITILKENNPDRVDEAISIFEKYGSIQYAHDLALDNVKKAKELLDILDDSEAKDALLLIADFVLQRQH from the coding sequence ATGAGTGAAGTAATCGAAATTCTAAAAAAATATTCTGCAAGCATTGATCATGAAATTGAAGAAGCATTATCAAGTATTAATCCAAAGGCACTTCGTGATTCATCAAATCACCTTACAAGTGCTGGCGGGAAAAAAATAAGGCCGTCTCTTGCGGTTTTAAGCTGTCAGGCGGTAGGTGGAAAACCAGAATACGCTTTAAAAACAGCAGCAGCTATAGAATTGATCCACACTTTCTCATTGATTCACGACGATATAATGGACAAAGATGACATGCGCAGAGGAGAACCATCAGTGCATGTTCTTTGGGGTGAACCTATGGCTATTCTAGCAGGGGATACTCTATTCTCCAAGGCTTTTGAAACTGTCATTAGGACAAAGATCGATGTTTCATCTTATAAGCGAGTTAATGAAGCTTTAGCAGTAGTAGTTGATTCATGTATAAAAATATGTGAAGGCCAAGCTTGCGATATGAGCTTTGAAGAACAATTCGATGTTAAGGAATCAGAATATATGAATATGATCTACAAAAAAACCGCTGCATTAATAGCTGCTGCTACCAAGGCCGGGGCTATTATGGGTGGAGGAAATCCTGAGCAGGTGGAAGCATTATCCGAGTATGGTAGATTAATTGGCCTTTCTTTCCAGATACAAGACGACTATTTGGATGTTATAAGTGATGAAGAATCATTGGGGAAACCTGTGGGTAGTGACATTGTTGAAGGAAAAATGACTTTAATGGTGGTTAAGGCATTAGCAGAGGCTTCTCCAGAAGATAAAGAAACTCTAATTACTATTCTTAAAGAAAATAATCCAGATAGGGTAGATGAGGCCATTAGTATCTTTGAAAAATATGGTTCCATTCAATATGCTCACGATTTGGCCCTGGATAATGTGAAGAAAGCGAAGGAACTACTTGATATATTGGATGATTCTGAAGCAAAAGATGCACTTTTATTGATTGCTGATTTTGTTTTACAAAGACAGCATTAA
- a CDS encoding RNase J family beta-CASP ribonuclease, with amino-acid sequence MSVEVIAIGGYEEIGKNMSAVKVGDDVVIFDMGIHLDRLHIHEDTDISRMHSLDLIERGVIPDDTLMKDVDGKVRAIVFTHGHLDHIGAVAKLAHRYGAPIIATPYTLALLERTIKGEKKFSVTNRLQVLNAGEKCQISPDITLEFINATHSIPQAVMAALHTSEGIVVYANDFKFDNHQKISSPPDYSRLRELGRKGVLALIVETTRAAEMQEVKTHSEKVAKMVLEDIMLGPMEEKEGMVVTTFSSHIERIQAISDIASQSDRQMLLLGRSMERYCSLAETMGILKLPPNASIYGSPKSVSKALARAEDKREDYLLITTGHQGEPDALLPRIANAKTQFNIQRGDNVVISAPVIPNPMNIANRNLMERRLGSSGARIYSNAHVSGHAGREDHRDFIRMLNPVHIIPSHGDLNMLSAYAELAEEEGYKMGNDVHVLRNGQAQVFDGGV; translated from the coding sequence GTGAGCGTAGAAGTTATTGCTATTGGTGGATATGAAGAAATAGGAAAGAACATGTCTGCTGTGAAGGTAGGAGACGATGTAGTAATATTTGACATGGGAATCCACCTGGACCGATTACACATTCATGAAGATACTGATATATCACGAATGCATAGTTTAGATTTAATTGAAAGAGGGGTTATTCCAGACGATACTCTGATGAAAGATGTCGATGGAAAGGTTAGGGCCATTGTATTCACCCATGGGCATCTGGATCACATTGGTGCAGTAGCCAAGTTAGCCCATAGATATGGGGCACCTATTATTGCTACACCTTATACTCTAGCTCTTTTAGAGAGAACTATCAAAGGAGAAAAGAAATTTAGTGTTACCAATAGGCTACAGGTTTTAAATGCTGGTGAGAAATGTCAAATATCTCCTGATATAACCTTGGAGTTTATTAATGCTACTCACAGTATTCCTCAAGCAGTTATGGCAGCTTTGCATACTTCTGAAGGAATAGTGGTATATGCTAATGATTTTAAATTTGATAATCACCAGAAAATATCTTCTCCACCTGATTACAGCCGGCTAAGAGAACTAGGACGAAAAGGAGTTCTAGCACTTATAGTGGAGACTACTCGAGCAGCAGAGATGCAAGAAGTAAAGACTCACTCTGAAAAAGTAGCTAAAATGGTATTAGAAGATATTATGTTAGGCCCAATGGAAGAAAAGGAGGGAATGGTGGTCACCACTTTTTCTTCACATATTGAGCGAATTCAAGCTATTAGTGATATAGCAAGCCAAAGTGATCGTCAAATGCTACTTTTGGGCCGTTCAATGGAGAGATATTGTTCTTTAGCAGAAACAATGGGTATTCTTAAACTTCCACCTAATGCCAGTATTTATGGAAGTCCTAAATCTGTAAGCAAGGCGCTTGCTCGGGCGGAAGATAAAAGAGAAGATTATTTATTAATTACAACCGGTCACCAGGGAGAACCTGATGCATTACTACCTCGTATTGCTAATGCAAAAACTCAATTTAATATTCAAAGAGGAGACAATGTAGTAATATCTGCTCCGGTTATTCCTAATCCTATGAATATAGCAAATAGAAATCTTATGGAAAGACGTTTAGGTTCTAGTGGGGCCAGAATATACAGTAATGCTCATGTTTCAGGGCATGCTGGAAGAGAGGACCACCGGGACTTTATAAGAATGCTAAACCCAGTACATATCATTCCATCACATGGGGATCTTAACATGTTATCTGCTTATGCAGAACTTGCTGAGGAAGAAGGGTATAAAATGGGTAATGATGTTCACGTACTTAGAAATGGACAAGCACAAGTTTTTGATGGAGGGGTTTGA
- the fni gene encoding type 2 isopentenyl-diphosphate Delta-isomerase: MISDRKLEHLLICAHCDVQYKNKKTGFNDIEFIHRALPELNKEKIDLSTELLGKELNSPIIISAMTGGHPSALSLNRELAKAVDKLGIGMGLGSQRAAIENPELINTYDVARKEAPSSLLIGNIGAPQIEYAHQAVEMIDADALAVHLNPLQESIQPEGDIDATGFLDSIGEIVKTVDVPVVAKETGAGISFEDAVLLEKKGVDAIDVAGSGGTSWAAVETYRADDTYMGDLYWDWGIPTAVSTVEVTQSVNIPVLSSGGIRSGLDAAKAIALGAESVGIALPVLKEAYIGYKDIIKVIERFQESLKVAMFLVGASNLEELKSSKLIIRGQTREWLQERGFDTQKYARRS, translated from the coding sequence ATGATTTCAGATAGGAAGTTGGAACATTTATTAATATGCGCGCACTGCGATGTGCAGTATAAGAATAAAAAAACAGGGTTTAATGATATAGAATTTATTCATAGAGCATTGCCCGAATTAAACAAAGAAAAAATTGATTTAAGTACAGAACTCTTAGGGAAAGAACTAAATTCTCCCATAATTATTTCTGCCATGACTGGGGGCCATCCCTCTGCTTTATCATTAAATAGAGAATTAGCTAAAGCAGTTGATAAATTAGGTATTGGTATGGGTTTAGGAAGCCAGAGAGCTGCTATTGAAAACCCAGAACTTATTAATACTTATGATGTGGCCAGAAAAGAAGCACCTTCTTCTCTTTTAATTGGGAATATAGGAGCTCCTCAAATAGAATATGCACATCAAGCAGTTGAAATGATTGATGCTGATGCTTTGGCAGTTCACTTAAATCCTTTACAAGAATCTATTCAACCTGAAGGTGATATAGATGCCACTGGATTTTTAGATTCCATTGGAGAGATAGTAAAAACGGTAGATGTTCCAGTAGTTGCTAAAGAGACTGGAGCTGGAATTTCCTTTGAAGACGCAGTACTTTTAGAAAAAAAAGGTGTTGATGCTATAGATGTAGCAGGTTCTGGAGGAACCAGTTGGGCTGCAGTGGAAACTTACCGCGCTGATGATACTTATATGGGTGATTTATATTGGGACTGGGGAATACCTACAGCCGTTAGTACGGTGGAAGTAACTCAGTCAGTTAATATTCCAGTATTATCTTCTGGAGGAATAAGGAGTGGCTTAGATGCTGCAAAAGCAATTGCTCTCGGAGCTGAATCTGTGGGAATTGCTTTACCTGTTTTAAAAGAAGCTTATATTGGTTATAAAGATATAATTAAAGTTATTGAAAGATTCCAAGAGTCTTTAAAAGTAGCCATGTTTCTGGTTGGGGCATCTAATTTAGAGGAATTAAAATCATCTAAATTAATTATAAGGGGCCAAACAAGAGAATGGTTACAAGAAAGGGGCTTTGATACACAAAAATACGCAAGGAGGTCATAA